The following are from one region of the Candidatus Trichorickettsia mobilis genome:
- a CDS encoding SDR family oxidoreductase — translation MKNSLFIFGLGYSASVLAKNLAAKNWHISGTSRDYNKCRDYQCLGYEMFDFADTNIQKALIKSTHLLVSIPPSTEQIDPTLELYGNYLRSNLNGSSLQWIGYLSSTGVYGDHQGAWVDEDTLLKPSSNKRAEQRTAAEIAWLTLGQGLNIQTNIFRLSGIYGPQRNVIQQLKHGQAQCIFKEGQVFSRIHVDDIANTLEISMHKSMAGAIYNISDDEPAPSHEVMQYAASLLGLPPPTIIPYHQAALSEMAQEFYSNNRRIKNDRIKNYLGIKLQYPTYREGLATLIYCE, via the coding sequence ATGAAAAATTCTTTATTTATTTTTGGATTAGGATATTCAGCCAGTGTATTAGCTAAAAATTTAGCTGCAAAGAACTGGCATATTTCTGGTACTTCACGAGACTACAATAAATGTCGGGATTATCAATGTCTTGGCTATGAAATGTTTGATTTTGCTGATACTAATATTCAAAAAGCATTGATTAAGAGTACACATTTGCTGGTTTCTATACCACCATCCACAGAGCAAATAGATCCTACTCTTGAGTTATACGGTAATTATTTACGCAGTAACCTAAATGGATCTTCTTTGCAATGGATAGGATATCTTTCTAGTACTGGAGTTTATGGTGATCATCAAGGAGCATGGGTTGATGAAGATACTTTATTAAAACCAAGTAGTAATAAACGCGCAGAACAACGCACAGCGGCAGAAATTGCTTGGCTAACTCTTGGTCAAGGACTTAATATTCAGACTAATATATTTCGTCTATCCGGTATTTACGGACCACAGCGTAACGTAATTCAACAATTAAAACATGGACAAGCACAATGTATTTTTAAAGAAGGACAAGTGTTTTCTCGCATTCATGTAGATGACATTGCAAATACATTAGAAATATCTATGCATAAATCAATGGCTGGTGCCATCTATAATATAAGTGATGATGAGCCAGCACCATCGCATGAAGTTATGCAGTACGCAGCTTCATTGCTTGGTTTGCCACCACCAACAATCATTCCCTACCATCAAGCAGCTTTATCAGAGATGGCGCAAGAATTTTATAGCAATAACCGTCGTATTAAAAATGATCGCATCAAAAATTATTTGGGGATCAAGCTCCAATATCCTACTTATAGAGAAGGGTTAGCAACGCTTATATACTGCGAGTAA
- a CDS encoding PotD/PotF family extracellular solute-binding protein, giving the protein MRKLLFIILLSVISISAQANEQKLYIYCWAEELPQKVIDEFVKESGVQVVLSTYDNNESMYSKLKLLGDKAGYDIVCPSSYFIGKMKQDKLLQLIDKSKIPSFKNIDPDALNQSFDPNNEYSIPFMFSYTGILYNTAYIKDNIDSWGDLFNPNYKGKVMLVDDMREVFHAALTLLGYSGNETNEVHIKQAYEKLTSLIPNVKLFSSESTKVPYISEEVIIGMNWNGEAYIAMKENPNLKFIYPKEGAVLSFDNFSIPVGAKNLDNAYKFISFIHRPEIAKQIAEELGYSVPNQAMLEIIDPDLKNNQAIFPPKEVIKNGLFHEDLGKVINIHEMYWEKLKTNSQL; this is encoded by the coding sequence ATGAGAAAATTACTTTTTATTATTCTACTTTCAGTAATTTCGATCTCAGCTCAAGCAAATGAGCAGAAGTTATATATATATTGCTGGGCTGAAGAATTACCGCAAAAAGTTATAGATGAGTTTGTTAAAGAATCTGGGGTACAGGTAGTATTATCTACTTATGATAATAATGAGTCAATGTATTCAAAGCTGAAACTTTTAGGTGATAAAGCAGGTTATGATATTGTTTGTCCTTCAAGTTATTTTATCGGCAAAATGAAGCAGGATAAATTATTGCAATTAATAGATAAAAGTAAGATTCCTAGTTTTAAAAATATTGACCCAGATGCACTTAATCAATCATTTGACCCTAATAATGAATATAGCATACCATTTATGTTTTCTTATACTGGTATATTATACAATACTGCTTATATCAAAGATAATATTGACAGTTGGGGAGACTTATTTAATCCTAATTATAAAGGCAAAGTGATGTTGGTTGATGATATGCGAGAAGTTTTTCATGCCGCTTTAACTTTATTAGGATATAGCGGTAATGAAACGAATGAAGTCCATATAAAACAAGCATACGAGAAACTAACAAGCTTGATTCCTAATGTAAAATTATTTTCTTCTGAATCTACTAAGGTACCATACATTAGTGAAGAAGTGATTATTGGTATGAATTGGAATGGCGAAGCCTATATCGCCATGAAAGAAAATCCTAATTTAAAATTTATTTACCCTAAAGAAGGTGCTGTTTTATCATTTGATAATTTTTCTATACCAGTTGGTGCAAAAAATTTAGACAATGCTTATAAGTTTATTAGCTTTATTCATAGACCTGAAATTGCCAAGCAAATTGCTGAAGAACTAGGATATAGCGTACCAAATCAAGCAATGTTAGAAATTATTGATCCAGATTTAAAAAATAATCAGGCCATTTTTCCACCAAAAGAAGTGATTAAAAATGGGTTATTTCATGAAGATTTAGGAAAAGTAATTAATATTCATGAGATGTATTGGGAAAAACTAAAAACAAATAGTCAATTATAA